The Pseudodesulfovibrio sp. zrk46 genome contains a region encoding:
- the map gene encoding type I methionyl aminopeptidase, which produces MKKFRGVFLKNDKEIGLMREANRIVSRILDELSEAVRPGIPTMALEDICRARCEEFGVRPAFLGYQGFPYALCCSVNEEIVHGFPSKDRILEEGDIVSVDMGVVYQGFYGDSARTFAVGNISEEAKKLMDVTRESLYKGIEQAVPGNNLYDISAAIQSYVEGFGFGIVRRFVGHGIGSHLHEKPEIPNFVPKGMSGVPLKAGMVLAIEPMVTVGTHEVEVLEDKWTAVTKDRKLSAHFEHTVAVTSDGPRILSLSD; this is translated from the coding sequence TTGAAAAAATTCAGGGGTGTCTTCCTCAAGAATGATAAAGAGATTGGCCTCATGCGTGAGGCCAATCGTATTGTTTCCCGTATCCTCGATGAGTTGAGTGAGGCTGTCCGTCCAGGCATTCCCACCATGGCTCTTGAGGATATCTGCCGAGCACGCTGCGAAGAATTCGGAGTGCGTCCGGCATTTTTGGGGTATCAGGGATTTCCCTATGCCCTGTGCTGTTCTGTCAACGAAGAGATTGTGCACGGCTTCCCGTCCAAGGATCGTATCCTGGAAGAGGGCGACATCGTAAGTGTCGACATGGGCGTCGTGTATCAAGGCTTCTACGGAGACTCTGCCCGGACCTTTGCGGTAGGAAATATTTCCGAAGAAGCTAAAAAACTCATGGACGTAACCCGTGAGTCTCTTTACAAGGGTATCGAACAGGCCGTCCCCGGCAACAACTTGTATGACATCTCCGCGGCAATACAGTCATACGTTGAAGGGTTCGGTTTCGGTATAGTCCGTCGATTTGTCGGACACGGGATCGGAAGTCATCTCCATGAGAAGCCTGAGATCCCCAACTTCGTCCCCAAGGGCATGTCCGGTGTTCCTCTCAAAGCCGGTATGGTGCTTGCCATTGAGCCGATGGTCACGGTTGGGACTCACGAAGTTGAAGTGTTGGAAGACAAATGGACCGCAGTGACCAAGGACAGGAAGCTGTCCGCTCACTTTGAGCACACAGTTGCGGTTACTTCCGATGGACCCAGGATATTGAGCTTGTCTGACTGA